A section of the Humulus lupulus chromosome 2, drHumLupu1.1, whole genome shotgun sequence genome encodes:
- the LOC133818219 gene encoding pentatricopeptide repeat-containing protein At3g59040: MPQTLFLKPFVSVPLHNWRKSNVHTNCIDANVKMQRKMEVVCMGMLSPRKFLRKRKKLEVFKDAADEIDQKNWRRLMNEIEETGSAVAVLRKERMKNQEIPKDLVLGTLVRFKQLKKWKLVGEILEWLRIQSWWNFSEMDFLMLITAYGKTGDFNRAEKVLSLLNKKGYPPSVISHTALMEAYGKGGRYNNAEAIFRRMKSSGPEPSAHTYQIILKFFVEGCKFKEAEEIFETLLNGKNPPLKPDQRMFHMMIYMYKKAGSYEKARRLFAVMAERGVLQSTVTYNSLMSFETNYKEVSKIYDQMQRAGLKPDVVSYASLISAYGKARREEEALAVFEEMLDAGVRPTHKAYNILLDAFSISGMVEQAQTVFKSMRRDRYTPDICSYTTMLSAYVNASDMEGAEKFFNRLKQDGLKPNAITYGTLIKGYARTNNIDKMMQKYEELKVNGVKLNQKILTTIMDAYGKNRDFESAVVWYKEMEACGLPPDQKAKNILLSLAKTADEQIEANQLVGLVDHKSSEQRVNGVTSYGDDDSDDEDEDGLSDNEYDSPSDANFQEENHEEQRHFVGDNQESLEALHLLKIC; this comes from the exons ATGCCACAAACCCTGTTCTTGAAGCCCTTTGTTTCGGTCCCTCTTCATAACTGGAG GAAATCGAATGTACACACAAATTGTATAGATGCCAACGTTAAAATGCAGAGAAAGATGGAGGTCGTTTGTATGGGAATGCTTTCACCGAGGAAGTTCTTGCGGAAAAGAAAGAAGCTAGAGGTTTTCAAAGATGCAGCTGATGAAATTGATCAGAAGAACTGGAGGAGACTGATGAATGAAATTGAAGAGACGGGTTCTGCAGTTGCGGTGCTTAGAAAAGAAAGAATGAAGAACCAGGAGATACCAAAGGATCTTGTGCTAGGTACCTTGGTTAGGTTTAAGCAGCTAAAGAAATGGAAACTTGTTGGTGAG ATCCTTGAATGGCTCAGGATTCAGAGCTGGTGGAACTTTAGTGAAATGGATTTCTTGATGCTTATAACAGCTTATGGAAAGACAGGGGACTTCAACCGAGCTGAGAAGGTTTTAAGTTTGCTAAATAAGAAAGGCTATCCACCAAGTGTGATATCCCACACTGCTCTTATGGAAGCATATGGTAAAGGAGGCCGCTATAATAATGCTGAAGCGATATTTCGAAGGATGAAATCTTCGGGTCCTGAACCATCCGCTCATACTTATCAAATAATACTGAAATTTTTTGTTGAG GGATGCAAATTCAAGGAAGCTGAAGAAATTTTTGAGACCCTTTTGAACGGCAAGAATCCACCATTGAAGCCAGATCAGAGGATGTTCCACATGATGATTTATATGTATAAGAAGGCTGGAAGTTATGAAAAAGCTCGCAGATTATTTGCAGTGATGGCTGAGAGAGGAGTACTGCAATCAACAGTTACTTACAATAGTTTAATGTCATTTGAAACCAATTACAAGGAAGTTTCCAAGATATATGACCAG ATGCAAAGAGCTGGCCTCAAACCTGACGTGGTGAGCTATGCCTCACTCATTAGTGCTTATGGTAAAGCTAGAAGAGAGGAAGAAGCACTTGCTGTGTTTGAGGAGATGCTTGATGCTGGTGTTAG GCCAACCCACAAAGCTTATAACATATTACTGGATGCATTTTCAATATCAGGAATGGTTGAGCAAGCTCAGACTGTTTTTAAGAGTATGAGAAGAGACAG ATATACCCCAGATATTTGCTCTTATACAACTATGTTATCAGCTTATGTGAATGCTTCCGATATGGAGGGTGCTGAAAAGTTTTTCAATAGACTAAAACAAGATGGACTAAAACCCAATGCCATTACATATGGAACATTGATAAAAGGGTATGCCAGGACAAATAATATAGACAAAATGATGCAGAAATACGAGGAGCTCAAGGTAAATGGTGTAAAGTTGAATCAGAAGATATTGACCACGATTATGGATGCGTATGGCAAAAATAGAGATTTTGAGAGTGCTGTAGTTTGGTACAAGGAAATGGAAGCTTGTGGGCTTCCTCCCGATCAGAAAGCAAAGAACATCCTTTTGTCTTTGGCAAAAACAGCTGACGAACAGATCGAAGCTAACCAACTTGTAGGACTTGTGGATCATAAAAGCTCTGAACAAAGAGTTAATGGGGTTACTAGCTACGGTGATGATGATAGCGACGATGAGGATGAAGATGGTCTCAGTGACAATGAATATGATTCTCCATCAGATGCCAATTTTCAAGAAGAGAATCATGAAGAACAAAGGCATTTTGTTGGTGATAATCAAGAAAGCCTCGAAGCGCTGCATTTGCTGAAGATCTGCTGA